A single window of Bos javanicus breed banteng chromosome 19, ARS-OSU_banteng_1.0, whole genome shotgun sequence DNA harbors:
- the LOC133232931 gene encoding kinesin-like protein KIF19 translates to MKRRLRNLPKVAQTASWGELQQRKGCWRCRSGGGNVALIPGWVPLCPAAGRKETTANTKSIAGKAARHHSQALGAEGRQLLAPTIKQSSLSLHLKGQTDDVRPPGPLACKRPPSPTLQHTASEDSLSSSTGEAPSRAVERHGDGPCPPLQGQKKSPRNKREESLEAKRKRRSQAFEVTRQGVSLEGQELGVSGPLPCRVLKAGLLQRPQGTTSCAPLSMEFPPTEPNISLYQIPTQLPAHLALQPTQLSRPKMHVAGPRPGEKHTEEQRMPVVGHLTPTIRPLGKATLPMAKVKLPPCQSLGPEDTSPVAAPSNPGDVSERVARMPRLPYGTSTQSKNGHFGHN, encoded by the exons atgaaaagaaggctcagaaacttgcccaaagttgCTCAAACTGCAAGTTGGGGTGAGCTGCAGCAGAGAAAGGGGTGTTGGAGGTGCAGGAGCGGGGGGGGAAACGTGGCATTGATCCCGGGGTGGGTGCCCCTCTGTCCCGccgcagggaggaaggagaccacGGCCAACACCAAGAGCATCGCCGGGAAGGCTGCCCGGCACCACTCCCAGGCCCTGGGGGCCGAGGGGCGCCAACTGCTGGCACCCACCATAAAGCAGAGCAGCCTGTCCCTGCACTTGAAGGGCCAGACTGATGACGTGCGGCCGCCCGGACCGCTGGCCTGCAAGCGGccgcccagccccaccctccagcaCACCGCCAGCGAGGACAGCCTATCCAGCAGCACAGGCGAGGCGCCATCCCGGGCAGTCGAGCGTCATGGCGATGGCCCTTGTCCCCCGCTGCAAGGCcagaagaaaagcccaagaaacaAACGAGAGGAGTCCCTGGAGGCAAAGAGGAAGCGGAGGTCCCAGGCCTTTGAAGTCACCAGACAAGGGGTGAGCCTAGAGGGACAGGAGCTGGGGGTGTCTGGGCCCCTTCCTTGCCGGGTTCTGAAGGCTGGACTCCTCCAGAGGCCCCAGGGTACCACTAGCTGTGCACCACTCTCCATGGAGTTTCCCCCAACTGAACCCAACATCTCCTTGTATCAGATCCCCACGCAGCTCCCAGCTCATCTGGCTCTCCAGCCAACACAGCTGTCCCGCCCCAAGATGCACGTTGCTGGACCCCGGCCTGGGGAGAAACACACCGAAGAACAGAGGATGCCAGTGGTTGGACACCTGACCCCTACCATCAGACCCCTGGGAAAGGCCACGCTGCCTATGGCCAAGGTCAAACTCCCTCCGTGCCAGAGCTTGG GCCCCGAGGACACCTCCCCTGTCGCTGCCCCCTCCAACCCAGGGGATGTTTCCGAACGGGTTGCTCGGATGCCCCGCCTGCCCTATGGCACAAGCACCCAAAGCAAAAATGGGCACTTTGGGCACAACTGA
- the LOC133232932 gene encoding kinesin-like protein KIF19, whose amino-acid sequence MEFPPTEPNISLYQIPTQLPAHLALQPTQLSRPKMHVAGPRPGEKHTEEQRMPVVGHLTPTIRPLGKATLPMAKVKLPPCQSLGPEDTSPVAAPSNPGDVSERVARMPRLPYGTSTQSKNGHFGHN is encoded by the exons ATGGAGTTTCCCCCAACTGAACCCAACATCTCCTTGTATCAGATCCCCACGCAGCTCCCAGCTCATCTGGCTCTCCAGCCAACACAGCTGTCCCGCCCCAAGATGCACGTTGCTGGACCCCGGCCTGGGGAGAAACACACCGAAGAACAGAGGATGCCAGTGGTTGGACACCTGACCCCTACCATCAGACCCCTGGGAAAGGCCACGCTGCCTATGGCCAAGGTCAAACTCCCTCCGTGCCAGAGCTTGG GCCCCGAGGACACCTCCCCTGTCGCTGCCCCCTCCAACCCAGGGGATGTTTCCGAACGGGTTGCTCGGATGCCCCGCCTGCCCTATGGCACAAGCACCCAAAGCAAAAATGGGCACTTTGGGCACAACTGA
- the LOC133231524 gene encoding LOW QUALITY PROTEIN: BTB/POZ domain-containing protein 17-like (The sequence of the model RefSeq protein was modified relative to this genomic sequence to represent the inferred CDS: inserted 1 base in 1 codon): MPSGLVDPEAPGMAIPTPGDLPDPGTEPASPELAGGCFTTEPPVLNKCLLISTSHEKPERRGGEVGCAREGPSVGSLNDDTVCPRPGTLGTQEAALDRVTAGLPDRAPSLYLSGRYLYCGELTVLLAQAIPLHQLATKYRVASLQRGVADYMRAHLAGGAGPAVGWYHYAVSTGDEALRQSCLQFLAWNLSAVAGSAEWGAVSPELLAQLLPRSDLVLQDELELFQALEAWLGRARPPPAVAERALRAIRYPMIPAAQLFQLQARSAALARHGPAVADLLLQAYQFHAASPLHYAKFFDVNGXAILPHNYLAPACGAPWVINNPARDDRSTSFQTQLGPSSHDSGRRVTWNVLFSPRSLPVSLRPVYADATGTALPLARPEDGRPGLVVTPASSGGDAAGVSFQKTVLVGARHHGRLLVRHAYSFHQSSEEAGDFLAHTDLQRRNSEYLVENALHLHLIVKPVYHTLIRTPK, translated from the exons ATGCCCTCTGGACTGGTAGACCCTGAAGCCCCTGGTATGGCTAT tcctactccaggggatcttcctgacccagggacagaacctgcgtctcctgaattggcaggcggatgcttcaccactgagccacctgtgctcaataaatgcttgcttaTTTCCACGTCCCACGAGAAACCGGAAAGAAGAGGCGGTGAAGTAGGATGCGCGCGGGAAGGTCCTTCTGTTGGCTCCCTTAATGACGATACTGTCTGCCCAAGGCCGGGTACCCTCGGGACTCAGGAGGCAGCGCTGGATAGGGTAACCGCTGGCCTCCCTGACCGCGCTCCATCTCTGTACCTCTCTGGCAGGTACCTCTACTGCGGAGAGCTGACCGTGCTGCTGGCACAGGCCATCCCCCTGCACCAGCTGGCCACCAAGTACCGCGTGGCCTCCTTGCAGCGGGGCGTGGCCGACTATATGCGCGCGCACCTGGCGGGCGGCGCGGGCCCGGCGGTGGGCTGGTACCACTACGCGGTGAGCACCGGGGACGAGGCCCTGCGCCAGAGCTGCCTGCAGTTCCTGGCCTGGAACCTGTCGGCCGTGGCGGGGAGCGCCGAGTGGGGCGCCGTGAGCCCTGAGCTGCTGGCGCAGCTGCTTCCGCGCTCGGACCTCGTGCTGCAGGACGAGCTGGAGCTCTTCCAGGCGCTGGAGGCGTGGCTGGGCCGCGCGCGGCCGCCGCCGGCTGTGGCCGAGCGCGCGCTGCGCGCCATCCGTTACCCCATGATCCCTGCGGCGCAGCTGTTTCAGCTTCAGGCGCGCTCGGCCGCCCTGGCGCGCCACGGCCCGGCGGTGGCCGACCTGCTCCTTCAGGCCTACCAGTTCCACGCCGCCTCGCCGCTGCACTATGCCAAGTTTTTCGACGTCAACG GCGCCATCCTGCCCCACAACTACCTCGCGCCTGCCTGCGGCGCCCCGTGGGTCATCAACAACCCGGCCCGCGACGATCGCAGCACCAGCTTCCAGACGCAGCTGGGCCCAAGCAGCCATGACTCGGGCCGCCGGGTCACCTGGAACGTGCTCTTCTCGCCACGCTCGCTGCCGGTAAGCCTGCGGCCTGTCTACGCGGACGCCACGGGCACAGCGCTGCCCCTCGCACGCCCCGAGGACGGCCGGCCCGGGCTGGTGGTCACGCCGGCCAGCAGCGGGGGCGACGCGGCGGGCGTGAGCTTCCAGAAGACCGTGCTGGTGGGGGCGCGCCACCACGGCCGCCTGCTGGTCCGCCACGCCTACAGCTTCCACCAGAGCAGCGAGGAGGCCGGTGACTTCCTGGCGCACACCGACCTGCAGCGGCGCAACTCCGAGTACCTGGTGGAGAATGCCCTGCATCTCCACCTCATTGTCAAGCCCGTCTATCACACCCTCATCCGGACCCCCAAGTAG
- the LOC133231525 gene encoding BTB/POZ domain-containing protein 17-like codes for MPSGLVDPEAPCPTPGDLPDPGTEPASPELAGGCFTTEPPVLNKCLLISTSHEKPERRGGEVGCAREGPSVGSLNDDTVCPRPGTLGTQEAALGRVTAGLPDRAPSLYLSGRYLYCGELTVLLAQAIPLHQLATKYRVASLQRGVADYMRAHLAGGAGPAVGWYHYAVSTGDEALRQSCLQFLAWNLSAVAGSAEWGAVSPELLAQLLPRSDLVLQDELELFQALEAWLGRARPPPAVAERALRAIRYPMIPPAQLFQLQARSAALARHGPAVADLLLQAYQFHAASPLHYAKFFDVNGSAFLPRNYLAPAWGAPWVINNPARDDRSTSFQTQLGPSGHDSGRRVTWNVLFSPRWLPVSLRPVYADATGTALPLARPEDGRPRLVVTPASSGGDAAGVSFQKTVLVGARHHGRLLVRHAYSFHQSSEEAGDFLAHADLQRRNSEYLVENALHLHLIVKPVYHTLIRTPK; via the exons ATGCCCTCTGGACTGGTGGACCCGGAAGCCCCCTG tcctactccaggggatcttcctgacccagggacagaacctgcgtctcctgaattggcaggcggatgcttcaccactgagccacctgtgctcaataaatgcttgcttaTTTCCACGTCCCACGAGAAACCGGAAAGAAGAGGCGGTGAAGTAGGATGCGCGCGGGAAGGTCCTTCTGTTGGCTCCCTTAATGACGATACTGTCTGCCCAAGGCCGGGTACCCTCGGGACTCAGGAGGCAGCGCTGGGTAGGGTAACCGCAGGCCTCCCTGACCGCGCTCCATCTCTGTACCTCTCTGGCAGGTACCTCTACTGCGGAGAGCTGACCGTGCTGCTGGCACAGGCCATCCCCCTGCACCAGCTGGCCACCAAGTACCGCGTGGCCTCCTTGCAGCGGGGCGTGGCCGACTATATGCGCGCGCACCTGGCGGGCGGCGCGGGCCCGGCGGTGGGCTGGTACCACTACGCGGTGAGCACCGGGGACGAGGCCCTGCGCCAGAGCTGCCTGCAGTTCCTGGCCTGGAACCTGTCGGCCGTGGCGGGGAGCGCCGAGTGGGGCGCCGTGAGCCCTGAGCTGCTGGCGCAGCTGCTTCCGCGCTCGGACCTCGTGCTGCAGGACGAGCTGGAGCTCTTCCAGGCGCTGGAGGCGTGGCTGGGCCGCGCGCGGCCGCCGCCGGCTGTGGCCGAGCGCGCGCTGCGCGCCATCCGTTACCCCATGATCCCTCCGGCTCAACTGTTCCAGCTTCAGGCGCGCTCGGCCGCCCTGGCGCGCCACGGCCCGGCGGTGGCCGACCTGCTCCTTCAGGCCTACCAGTTCCACGCCGCCTCGCCGCTGCACTACGCCAAGTTTTTCGACGTCAATGGCAGTGCCTTCCTGCCCCGCAACTACCTTGCGCCCGCCTGGGGCGCCCCGTGGGTCATCAACAACCCAGCCCGCGACGATCGCAGCACCAGCTTCCAGACGCAGCTGGGCCCAAGCGGCCACGACTCGGGCCGCCGGGTCACCTGGAACGTGCTCTTCTCGCCACGCTGGCTGCCGGTAAGCCTGCGGCCTGTCTACGCGGACGCCACGGGCACAGCGCTGCCCCTCGCACGCCCCGAGGACGGCCGGCCCCGGCTGGTGGTCACGCCGGCCAGCAGCGGCGGCGACGCGGCGGGCGTGAGCTTCCAGAAGACCGTGCTGGTGGGGGCGCGCCACCACGGCCGCCTGCTGGTCCGCCACGCCTACAGCTTCCACCAGAGCAGCGAGGAGGCCGGTGACTTCCTGGCGCACGCCGACCTGCAGCGGCGCAACTCCGAGTACCTGGTGGAGAATGCCCTGCATCTCCACCTCATTGTCAAGCCCGTCTATCACACCCTCATCCGGACCCCCAAGTAG
- the LOC133231522 gene encoding kinesin-like protein KIF19, with product MPAQTWPPREDGAGKRGGGTGLEPGLWGPRSHNATVLKEAWQWDPRGTSLGNSCPSSSAHLSEANHLFKASSRAWQAKGSCLPTPPPILAGTLVTQEVSSGPHGSLDVGRSERPDQLLPGSIENLSEIPLSHKGRKETAADTKSITGKAARHRSQALGAKGRQLLAPTMKQSSLSLHSLGETDDVWPPRPLACKRPPSPTLQHTASEDSLSSSTGEAPSRAVERHGDGPCPPLQGQKKSPRKKRDESLEAKRKRRSQAFEVTGQGIPTQLQAHLALQPTQLSHPKMHVAGPCSMENHTSE from the exons ATGCCAGCCCAGACCTGGCCTCCCAGGGAGGATGGAgcaggaaagaggggagggggcacaggTCTGGAGCCAGGACTTTGGGGTCCTCGTTCCCACAATGCAACAGTTCTCAAGGAGGCGTGGCAGTGGGACCCCCGTGGTACCAGCCTGGGCAACAGCTGCCCatcctcctctgcccacctcagTGAAGCCAACCACCTGTTCAAGGCCAGCTCCCGGGCCTGGCAAGCGAAGGGCTCctgtctgcccaccccacccccaatcctgGCCGGCACCCTGGTGACacaggaggtgagcagtgggcCCCACGGTTCCCTGGATGTGG GTCGGTCTGAACGGCCAGATCAACTCCTCCCCGGAAGCATCGAGAATCTGTCGGAGATCCCCTTGTCCCACAAAG ggaggaaggagaccgCGGCCGACACCAAGAGCATCACTGGGAAGGCTGCCCGGCACCGCTCGCAGGCCCTGGGGGCCAAGGGGCGCCAACTGCTGGCACCCACCATGAAGCAGAGCAGCCTGTCCCTGCACTCGCTGGGCGAGACTGATGACGTGTGGCCACCGAGACCGCTGGCCTGCAAGCGGccgcccagccccaccctccagcaCACCGCCAGCGAGGACAGCCTATCCAGCAGCACAGGCGAGGCGCCATCCCGGGCAGTCGAGCGTCATGGCGATGGCCCTTGTCCCCCGCTGCAAGGCcagaagaaaagcccaagaaagaAACGAGATGAGTCCCTGGAGGCAAAGAGGAAGCGGAGGTCCCAGGCCTTTGAAGTCACAGGACAAGGG ATCCCCACGCAGCTCCAAGCTCATCTGGCTCTCCAGCCAACGCAGCTGTCCCACCCCAAGATGCACGTCGCTGGACCCTGTTCCATGGAGAATCACACGTCAGAATAG
- the LOC133231528 gene encoding LOW QUALITY PROTEIN: kinesin-like protein KIF19 (The sequence of the model RefSeq protein was modified relative to this genomic sequence to represent the inferred CDS: inserted 1 base in 1 codon) has protein sequence MKDSGDSKDQQLMVALRIRPISVAELEEGATLIAHKVDEQMVVLMDPMEDPDDILRAHRSREKSYLFDVAFDFTATQEMVYQATTKSLIEGVISGYNATVFAYGPTGCGKTYTMLGTDHEPGIYIRTLNDLFRAIEETSDDMEYEVSMSYLEIYNEMIRDLLNPSLGYLELREDSKGVIQVAGITEVSTINAKEIMQLLMRGNRQRTQEPTAANQTSSRSHAVLQVAVRQRSRVRDVLQEVRQGRLFMIDLAGSERASQTQNRGQRMKEGAHINRSLLALGNCINALSDKGTNKYVNYRDSKLTRLLKDSXGGNSRTVMIAHISPASSAFEESRNTLTYASRAKSIKTRVKRNLLSVSYHIAQYTNIIADLRGEIQRLKRKIEERGGRSPDRAQLGRGDIRHIQAEVQLHSGQGEQAAMEHLREQLISTFQEQMDTRRRLLELENRGMELEMDTSHHLLTIASWKHEKSRRALKWREERRKESFTKDDTRKDSDTGDNQPDIEEPAEVVSARESIATLMTEQKKLRKQKLALEQRCRELRAWGRRLEETLPRRVSSEQQREALGLLCRVHELELEKAEMQSQALLRDGALRHRREALRRLEQRLSLCEEIIRAQRQLIQGRVPALPTPRVRPAKGPRARTEPCLSAPPP, from the exons ATGGTGGTTCTTATGGACCCAATGGAGGATCCCGATGACATCCTACGGGCGCACCGCTCCCGGGAGAAGTCCTACCTGTTCGACGTGGCCTTTGACTTCACTGCCACCCAG GAGATGGTGTATCAGGCCACCACCAAGAGCCTCATCGAAGGCGTCATCTCAGGCTACAATGCCACTGTCTTTGCCTATGGCCCCACAG GCTGCGGGAAAACCTACACCATGCTGGGCACAGACCACGAGCCCGGCATCTACATTCGGACCCTCAACGACCTCTTCCGTGCCATCGAGGAGACCAGCGATGACATGGAATACGAGGTGTCCATGTCCTACCTGGAG ATCTACAATGAGATGATCCGGGACCTGCTGAACCCTTCCCTGGGGTACCTGGAGCTGAGGGAAGACTCCAAGGGAGTGATCCAGGTGGCTGGAATCACTGAGGTCTCCACCATCAATGCCAAAGAG ATCATGCAGCTGCTGATGAGGGGGAACCGGCAGAGGACCCAGGAGCCCACGGCCGCCAACCAGACGTCCTCGCGCTCCCACGCCGTGCTCCAGGTGGCCGTGCGCCAGCGCAGCCGGGTCAGGGACGTCCTGCAGGAGGTGCGGCAGGGCCGACTCTTCATGATCGACCTGGCTGGCTCTGAGCGGGCCTCCCAG ACACAGAACCGTGGGCAGCGCATGAAAGAGGGGGCCCACATCAACCGCTCGCTGCTGGCCCTGGGCAACTGCATCAATGCGCTCAGCGACAAGGGCACCAACAAGTACGTCAACTATCGCGACAGCAAGCTCACCCGCCTCCTGAAG GACT CTGGGGGAAACAGCCGCACCGTGATGATCGCCCACATCAGCCCAGCGAGCAGCGCCTTCGAGGAGTCCCGGAACACCCTGACCTACGCCAGCAGGGCCAAGAGCATCAAGACCCGG gtgAAGCGGAACCTGCTAAGCGTCTCCTACCACATCGCCCAGTACACGAACATCATTGCTGACCTGCGGGGCGAGATCCAGAGGCTCAAGCGCAAGATCGAGGAGCGGGGTGGGCGGAGCCCGGACCGAGCCCAGCTGGGGCGGGGCGACATCCGCCACATCCAGG CCGAGGTCCAGCTGCACAGCGGGCAGGGCGAACAGGCTGCAATGGAACACCTTCGTGAGCAGCTGATCAGCACCTTCCAGGAGCAAATGGACACACGGAGACGCCTGCTGGAGCTGGAAAACCGCGGCATGGAGCTGGAGATGGACACCTCCCACCACCTGCTCACCATTGCCAG CTGGAAGCATGAGAAGTCACGCCGGGCACTCAAGTGGCGGGAGGAGCGTCGGAAGGAGTCCTTCACTAAGGATGACACCAGGAAGGACTCGGACACCGGTGACAACCAGCCAGACATCGAGGAGCCCGCCGAGGTGGTGTCTGCCCGCGAAAGCATCGCTACCTTGATGACTGAGCAGAAGAAGCTGCGAAAGCAGAAG CTGGCGCTGGAGCAGCGGTGCCGAGAGCTGCGCGCGTGGGGCCGCCGCCTGGAGGAGACGCTGCCGCGGCGCGTCAGCTCGGAGCAGCAGCGCGAGGCGCTCGGCCTGCTCTGCCGCGTGCAcgagctggagctggagaaggcCGAGATGCAGTCGCAAGCCCTGCTCCGCGACGGCGCGCTCCGCCACCGCCGCGAGGCCCTGCGCCGCCTGGAGCAGCGCCTCAGCCTCTGCGAGGAGATCATCCGCGCCCAGCGGCAGCTCATCCAGGGTAGGGTCCCCGCGCTACCTACCCCGCGAGTCCGACCCGCTAAGGGCCCGAGAGCGCGCACTGAGCCCTGCCTCTCCGCTCCCCCACCCTAG
- the LOC133231526 gene encoding kinesin-like protein KIF19, giving the protein MGCEFKTLLRKAGLGVGLQPAAQHPGAWKGEDPLSGGRGRPLIGHLVLTTRSAPQLALEQRYRELRARGRRLEETLPRRVSSEQQREALGPLCRVHELELEKAEMQSQALLRDGALRHRREALRRLEQRLSLCEEIIRAQRQLIQDCNLAVPQHLQELYEVYLREHEEGNLERATMMDRLASRALQDSALPKISPPGTVPTPGESDLESVKMPNSESPHQHGSFLPLLGTER; this is encoded by the exons ATGGGCTGCG AGTTCAAGACACTACTTCGAAAAGCAGGCCTCGGAGTGGGGCTTCAGCCGGCCGCACAGCATCCGGGGGCTTGGAAGGGCGAGGACCCGCTCAGCGGCGGGCGCGGGCGGCCCCTCATCGGCCACCTGGTGCTGACGACCCGCTCGGCTCCCCAGCTGGCGCTGGAGCAGCGGTACCGAGAGCTGCGCGCGCGGGGCCGCCGCCTGGAGGAGACGCTGCCGAGGCGCGTCAGCTCGGAGCAGCAGCGCGAGGCGCTCGGCCCGCTCTGCCGCGTGCAcgagctggagctggagaaggcCGAGATGCAGTCGCAAGCCCTGCTCCGCGACGGCGCGCTCCGCCACCGCCGCGAGGCCCTGCGCCGCCTGGAGCAGCGCCTCAGCCTCTGCGAGGAGATCATCCGCGCCCAGCGGCAGCTCATCCAGG ACTGCAACCTGGCCGTGCCGCAGCATCTGCAGGAGCTGTACGAAGTGTACCTGCGGGAGCATGAGGAGGGCAACCTGGAGCGTGCCACCATGATGGACCGCCTGGCCTCTCGGGCCCTGCAG gaCAGCGCCTTGCCCAAGATTAGCCCCCCAGGAACTGTGCCGACCCCGGGGGAGTCTGACCTAGAGAGCGTCAAGATGCCGAACTCCGAGTCCCCGCACCAGCACGGAAGCTTCCTCCCTCTGCTCGGCACTGAGAGGTGA